From Proteiniborus sp. DW1, one genomic window encodes:
- the sucC gene encoding ADP-forming succinate--CoA ligase subunit beta — MNIHEYQAKEILKNYEIPVPRGGVIHRVEDVERAAWRIESDIAVVKVQIHAGGRGKAGGVKIAKSIEEVVAYSKELLGKRLVTPQTSSEGREIKALLIEEGCDIDKEYYVGLTLDREASRVVIIASEEGGTDIEEVSLKSPNKIFKEVIDPLIGLSDFQVRRLCININIPEALTNDLVKIFKNLYRCFIEKDCTLAEINPLVITKEGKVVALDAKLNFDDNSLYRNEELLEYRDLNEEDKKEIEDSKYDLSYIPLDGYIGFLVNGAGLAMATMDIIKTYGGEPANFLDVGGGASEEKVTNAFKIILSDNRVRGVFVNIFGGILKCDVIARGIVNAANEAGLNVPLVVRLEGTNVEIGREILDNSNLDIVTVATMDEGARKIVELTNMKGKGL, encoded by the coding sequence ATGAATATTCATGAATATCAAGCTAAAGAAATACTAAAGAATTACGAAATACCAGTACCTAGAGGAGGAGTCATTCATAGGGTAGAGGATGTTGAAAGGGCTGCTTGGAGAATTGAAAGCGATATAGCAGTAGTAAAGGTTCAAATTCATGCTGGAGGAAGAGGAAAAGCAGGAGGAGTAAAAATAGCTAAAAGCATAGAAGAAGTCGTAGCATATTCAAAGGAATTATTAGGTAAAAGGTTAGTGACCCCTCAAACTAGTTCAGAAGGAAGAGAAATAAAAGCTCTTTTAATAGAAGAAGGTTGTGATATAGACAAAGAATATTATGTAGGATTAACATTAGACAGAGAGGCATCTAGGGTAGTTATAATAGCTTCGGAGGAAGGTGGGACAGATATAGAGGAGGTGTCATTAAAATCACCAAATAAAATTTTTAAGGAAGTAATAGACCCTCTAATAGGCCTGTCTGATTTTCAAGTTAGAAGACTATGCATAAATATTAATATACCTGAAGCCTTGACAAATGATTTAGTAAAAATATTTAAGAATTTATATAGATGTTTTATCGAAAAAGATTGTACCTTAGCTGAAATAAACCCTCTGGTAATAACAAAGGAAGGTAAAGTAGTTGCATTAGATGCAAAGTTAAATTTTGATGATAATAGTTTATATAGAAATGAAGAACTGCTAGAATATAGAGATTTAAACGAAGAAGACAAAAAGGAAATTGAGGATTCAAAATATGATTTATCATATATTCCATTAGATGGATATATTGGCTTCTTAGTAAATGGTGCGGGTCTAGCAATGGCTACTATGGATATTATAAAGACATATGGAGGAGAACCAGCTAACTTTCTTGATGTTGGGGGAGGAGCGTCAGAGGAAAAGGTTACTAACGCTTTTAAGATAATCTTATCAGATAATCGTGTCAGAGGAGTCTTTGTTAATATTTTTGGAGGCATACTGAAATGTGATGTCATTGCTAGAGGAATAGTAAATGCAGCTAATGAAGCAGGATTAAATGTTCCTTTAGTAGTACGCTTAGAAGGGACAAATGTAGAAATAGGCAGAGAAATACTAGATAATTCTAATCTAGATATAGTAACTGTTGCAACTATGGATGAAGGTGCTAGAAAGATAGTAGAGCTAACTAATATGAAAGGGAAGGGATTGTAA
- the sucD gene encoding succinate--CoA ligase subunit alpha, producing the protein MSIWVDKHTKVIVQGITGKTALYHTRQMLEYGTQIVGGVTPGKGGTKAGNIPVFDTVKEAACETNATASVIYVPAKFAKDAILEAIDAELEIVICITEHIPINDMIIVKRYLEGKKTRLIGPNCPGIITPGECKIGIMPGYIHRKGRIGVVSRSGTLTYEAAYQLSQRGIGQSTVVGIGGDPINGTDFVDVLEAFNKDDETDAVVMIGEIGGTAEEKAALWVKENMIKPVVGFISGKTAPKGKRMGHAGAIISGGKGTAEEKVRVMTDCGISIAKSPIGIGAVLTETLKYNNLWRIEYESQYREIFNH; encoded by the coding sequence ATGAGTATATGGGTAGATAAGCATACAAAAGTAATAGTGCAAGGTATAACTGGAAAAACAGCATTGTATCATACTAGGCAAATGCTTGAATATGGTACACAAATAGTTGGAGGAGTTACTCCAGGTAAAGGGGGGACAAAAGCAGGGAATATACCTGTATTTGATACAGTAAAGGAAGCAGCTTGTGAAACCAATGCCACAGCTTCTGTAATATATGTCCCTGCTAAGTTCGCAAAGGATGCTATTCTGGAAGCTATAGATGCTGAACTAGAGATAGTAATCTGCATTACAGAGCATATACCTATAAACGATATGATAATAGTCAAAAGGTATTTAGAAGGTAAGAAAACTAGGTTAATTGGACCAAATTGCCCAGGAATTATTACACCAGGAGAATGCAAAATTGGAATTATGCCAGGGTATATTCATAGAAAAGGAAGAATAGGAGTAGTATCCCGTTCTGGAACACTAACCTATGAGGCTGCTTATCAGCTGTCTCAAAGAGGAATAGGGCAGTCTACAGTCGTAGGAATTGGTGGTGACCCTATTAATGGGACGGACTTCGTTGATGTTCTAGAGGCATTTAACAAAGATGATGAAACAGACGCAGTTGTTATGATAGGAGAAATTGGAGGAACTGCAGAAGAGAAGGCGGCACTTTGGGTTAAAGAAAACATGATAAAGCCGGTCGTGGGATTTATTAGTGGAAAAACAGCCCCTAAAGGAAAACGTATGGGTCATGCTGGTGCCATTATTTCGGGAGGGAAGGGAACTGCAGAAGAGAAAGTTAGAGTAATGACAGATTGCGGCATATCTATAGCAAAGAGTCCTATAGGCATAGGAGCTGTGTTAACTGAAACCTTGAAATATAATAATT